From Candidatus Bathyarchaeia archaeon:
TTTCCACGGGGATGCAGCCCCCCAAAAATGTGGAGAAATTGGCTGAAGCCTTGGGAATAAAACTTAACAAGTACCGGTTCTGTGAGACAGGCACGTTCACTCCGTTGGAGACGTCGAAGCCCGGCGTTTTCGTTTGCGGAGCTTTCAGCTCGCCCAAAGATATTCCGGAAAGCGTTGCTCAGGCGAGCGGCGCGGCGGCAAAAGCCATGGCGATAATCGCTCCGGAAAGGGGCAAACTTGTCGCCGTTAAAGAGTATCCGCCTGAAAGGGACGTGAGCCAAGAGGAACCTCGCATAGGCGTTTTTATTTGCCACTGTGGCATAAACATCGGCGGAATCGTGCGGGTTCCAGAGGTTGTGGAATACGCTAAAACTCTTCCAAATGTTGTTTACGCCGAAGAAAACCTTTACACATGCTCAGACGACACTCAAAAACGGATAAGGGAGAAGATTAAAGAGTACAACCTAAACCGCGTTGTGGTAGCTTCATGCACGCCCAGAACCCATGAGCCTCTTTTCCGCGAAACCGTGCGAGAAGCTGGCTTAAACCCATACCTGTTTGAGATGGCTAACATTCGGGACCAGTGCAGCTGGGTGCATATGCATGAGCCGGACAAGGCGACAGAGAAAGCCAAGGACCTTGTCCGCTCAGTTGTTGCCAAGGCACGGCTGCTGAAACCTCTGAAAAACCCAACGGTGAATGTCACGCCTGTAGCCCTCGTTATAGGCGGCGGCGTAGCCGGAATGACCGCAGCGTTGGAGCTGGCGAATCAAGGGTTTGAAGTTCACCTTGTTGAACGCGAGAAAGAACTTGGCGGACGCTTAAGGAAGATCTACTACCTGTTTGAGGGTGAAGATCCGCAGGAGCACTTAAGGAAACTTGTTAAGGCGGTTATTGAAAACAAGCTTATCCACGTTTACCTAGGCGCTGAAGTTGTTGATGTAAGCGGTTTCGTCGGCAACTTCAAATCAAAGATTAGGCTAAACAGTGGCGAAGAAAAACAGATCGAGCACGGCGTGGTCATCGTCGCCACGGGCGCTGTTGAATACAAGCCCAAAGAATACTTGTATGGTTTAGATCCCCGCGTCTTAACTCAACATGAGTTAGAGGAGAAAATAGCCAAAGGCGAGTTCGACGCCAAAAAAGTGGTTATGATCCAGTGTGTGGGTGCGAGAAACGAGGAACGCCCCAACTGTGCACGGATATGCTGTGGACAAGCCATCAAAAACGCCTTGAAAATTAAGGAGCTAAACCCAGATGCTGAGGTCTACGTCCTCTACAAGGATGTTAGGAGCTACGGTTTCAAGGAGGAGTATTACCGCGAGGCAGCCGCTAAAGGCGTGCTATTCATAAACTATTCAGACGAGAGGAAACCCAAGGTGTCAAATGAAGGCGGCAAGCTGAAGGTTTCCTTCTACGAGCCAGTGTTGAAGCAGGAAATCCAAATAGAGCCAGATCTTGTCGTTTTAAGCGCTGCAGCAATTCCAAATCCTGATAACAAGCGAATTGCCGAAATGCTCAAAGTGCCATTAACTAAAGATGGCTTCTTCCTCGAGGCACACATGAAGCTCCGCCCAGTGGACTTCCAGACGGACGGCGTTTTCCTATGCGGTATGGCGCACTCGCCGAAGTACATTGACGAAAGCATTTCCCAAGCGTGTGCAGCCGCAGCGCGGGCAGCCACCATACTCTCGAAAAAGGTTCTTGAAATGGAGGGAATAGTGGCAAAAGTAGATGAAGATTTATGTAGTGGATGCAGAATCTGTGAATCTCTATGTCCCTACGGCGCGATTGAGATGCTGGAAAAGGAGGGCAAAGCAGTCGCACACGTGATTGAAGCCCTATGCAAGGGCTGCGGCGTCTGCGGAACAGCATGCCCAACAAAAGCCATAATCCTCGGCCACTTCACAACGGAGGAAATCCTAGCCCAAGTTAGGGCAATTCTGCGGGAGATGATGGAGGTGGCAGCAAAATGAGCGAAGCCCGAAAGGATTTTGAACCGAAAATTGTCGGTTTCCTCTGCAACTGGTGCGCTTATGCGGGCGCAGACTTGGCTGGTGTAAGCCGAATTCAATATCCACCAAACATCCGTGTTATCCGCGTCATGTGTAGCGGCAGAATAGATCCCGCCTTTATTCTTGAAGCCCTAAAAAACGGTGCGGATGGTGTTTTGGTGGCTGGCTGCCACCTTCCATCCGACTGCCACTACCTCAGTGGTAATTTCAAGGCTTTGCGGAGGGTAATGCTATTAAAGAGGGTGCTTAAAGATTTTGGGATTGAACCCGAACGTGTGCGGCTGGAATGGGTCTCCGCCAGCGAGGGAGACAAATTCGCCGCCGTAGTTCGGGACATGGTTGAACAAATTAAGAAGCTTGGTCCAAACCCGTTAAAGATGGAGGCGAAGAAATGAGCGAAACAAAAAGTGAAGCCCGTGAGTATGCTCCGCCAGTGATTAAAGCCGAGGAGCTTGACCCCAAATTCAAGTATAGAATAAGCAAGATGCACGGCGCAGAAAAAATAATGGCGTGTTTCCAATGTGGAACATGCACGGCTGACTGCCCCATCGCCCGATTCAGCGAATTTTACCGTCCGCGCCGCATAGCCCGCATGGTTCAGCTTGGCTTGAAGGATAGGCTTCTGTTGGACAAGGCTTTGTGGCTATGCTCCTCATGCTTCACGTGTGTGGACCACTGCCCCCAAGGCGTGGAAATAGCCAGCATAGTCCGCGTTCTGCGGAACATGGCGGTAGCCGAAAAGAACATACTACCCCTAGTCTACAAGGAGTTGGCCACTAATCTCATGAAAACAGGCTTTGTCTACGAAATTCCGGAGTCACGGCTTCAGAAGCGGGTTGAGCAGGGGCTGCCGCCGCTGCCTAAGCCCAACGTAAGCGAGGTTATGAAAATTTTTGAGGTTACCGGTTCCGCAAGCCTTCTTGAGAAGGTTCAAACCATTGCGAGGGTGGAGAGTAAATGAGCAACCCCAAATATTTGCTGTTTCCGGGCTGTGTAATCCCCTATAGGCTTTCAAGCTACGAGATTTCAGCCAGAAAGGTGCTTGCCAAACTTGGCGTGGAAATAGTGGAAATGCCCGAATACAATTGTTGTGGATATCCCATGGACGTTATAAACCATGATTTGATGCTGACCTTGGCGGCTAGAAACCTCTGCATAGCCGAAAAGGCGGGACTACCCATCATGACGCTTTGCAACGGATGCTTCTGCAGCCTAAACGAAACCAACAAAATCCTAAAAGAGGACAAGAAGCTCCGGGAGAAAATCAACGGCTACCTGAAAGAAATAGGCATGGAGTTTAAAGGCACAACCGAAGTCAAGCACCTGATTTACGTGCTTTCCGAAGACGTTGGCTTTGAAAAGATAAAAGACGCCGTCACAAAACCTTTAACAGGCATACGTGTAGCCCAGCACAGCGGATGCCACGTTCTGAGACCCCGCAAGTATGTGGGACGAGATGACCCTGAAAACCCCACAACTCTCAAGGATCTGATCAGGCTTACTGGCGCCGAATGCCTAGACTATATGGATGAGACTGAATGTTGTGGAAACCCGATTATAGGCGTTAATGAGGATGTGCCCTTCCAAATGGCTAGGGAAAAGCTTGAGCACGTGCGGGCTGTGGGCGCCCAAGCCCTCATAACGGTTTGTCCCTTCTGCCATATCATGTTCGACTTGAACCAACCCCGCATTGAAAGAGTTTTCAATGAAAAATTCAATTTGCCAGTTCTCCATTATCCACAGCTTCTGGGGCTGGCTATGGGCTTTTCACCAGATGAACTGGCCCTAAACGAGCTTAGAGTCAAACCTACAGAACTGTTAAACATGATCAAGTAAAGGTGGAAGGGTATGGCGAAACAAAAATTGAAGTTCGCCTTCTACTGGGCGGCAAGCTGCGGAGGATGCGAAATCGCCGTTCTAGACATTAACGAGAAAATCTTGGATGTGGTGCAGTTCGCCGACATCGTGTTCTGGCCCGTTGCCATGGACATCAAATACAAAGACGTGGAAAACATGCCGGACAAATACATTGACGTGTGCTTCTTTAACGGTGGAATCCGAAACAGCGAACAAGAGCACATGGCAAAGCTTCTCAGACAAAAATCAAAGATTCTAGTTGCCTATGGCGCTTGCGCTCATTTGGGCGGCGTGCCCGGACTGGCCAACCTCCACAATAAGAAGGAAATCTTCGAAAAAGTCTACGTCCAAACATTCTCAACTAGCAATCCAAATCATGTCTTTCCACAACCAAAGGTGCAAGTTAAGGAGGGCGTGCTGGAAATCCCAGAGTTCTATGACACTGTTCGAACCCTTGACCAGACGGTGGACGTTGACTATTACGTGCCAGGATGCCCGCCGGCCGTTGAACGAACAATATTCGCCTTAGAAGCCATAGCCAAAGGCGAACTTCCGCCAAAAGGCTCTGTGCTGGCACCCTTAAAGTCCGTGTGCGATGAATGCCCCAAAAAGAAGGAGAACAAGAAGATCTCACGCATATACCGTGTATACGAAAAGATTCCAGACCCAGAAAGGTGCTTGCTGGAGCAGGGAATAATATGCATGGGACCCGCCACAAGGGGCGGATGCAGCGCCAGATGCTTGAAGGTGGACATGCCATGCACTGGGTGCGGTGGGCCATGTCCAAACGCTCCGGAGCAGGGTGCCGCCATGATAAGCGCTTTGGCCTCCATCCTTGGCTTAGAAGAGGAGAAGGAGAAATACACTGAGGAAGAGGTTGAAAAGCTGATTGACCAGATAAAGGATCCAATTGGAACGTTCTACATGTACGCCTTGCCCGCTTCAATTTTGAGGAGAAAGGTGATCCGAGAATGAGGGAAATAATCATAGATCCAATCACGAGGCTTGAGGGCCACGGCAAAATAACCATATTCCTAAATGATGCAGGCGAGGTTGAAAACGCCTACCTACAGATTCCAGAGCTCCGCGGCTTCGAAAAATTCTGCATTGGCCGCAAAGCCGAAGACATGCCGCTCTTAACCAGCAGAATCTGCGGTGTCTGCCCCGTGGCCCACCACATGGCCAGCGCCAAGGCCCTAGATGCCGCCTTCAATGTGGAGCCGCCAGAACCAGCCAAAAAACTCCGCGAACTTATGTACTGCGGCTACTACATTTACGACCACACACTACACTTCTATTATCTCGGCGGGCCAGACTTCCTTGTTGGACCAGACGCACCACCAGAAAAACGCAACATTCTAGGAGTCATCGAAAAGGCCGGATTAGACATTGCCAAGGAAGTTATCAAACATAGGGCCTACGGCCAACGGATAACCGAGATCATTGGTGGAAAGGCAACTCACCCCGTTTGCGGACTGCCAGGCGGCGTTTCCAAGCCCTTAAGCGAAGAGAACAGACAGGAAATTGAGAAGATGGCCACCTCCGCCGTGAAGTTTGCAAAGTTCACATTGAAGCTTTTCCATAATATTGTCCTAGAAAACAGCAGGTATGTTGAGCTGATTAAAAGCGACGCCTACACGCTGCGCACGTATTACATGGGCTTGGTGGATGAACATAACAAGGTGAACTTTTATGATGGCAAAATCCGAGTCGTAGACCCCTATGGCAAGGAATTCGTAAAGTTTGAGGCAAAAGAATATTTGGAACACATTGCAGAACATGTGGAGCCATGGACCTACGTAAAACAGCCATACCTCAAGAAGGTTGGCTGGAAGGGCTTCGTGGATGGGCCAGACAGCGGCATCTACCGCGTGGGCCCCCTTGGAAGACTTAACGCGGCGGAAGGCATGGCAACTCCGCTTGCGCAGGAGGAGTACGAGCTTATGTACAAGACTTTGGGCGGCAAGCCCGTCCATCACACTTTGGCTTATCACTGGGCTAGGCTGATAGAGCTCCTATATGCGGCTGAGAGGGCTGTGGAGCTTGTCAGAGATCCGGAGATAACAAGCACAAATATTCGTAACAAGCCTGGGCAGCCTGGTGGAGGCGTCGGTGTTGTGGAGGCAGCGAGGGGCACGCTGATTCACCATTATGTTTTGGATGAAAATGCTTTGGTTAAGGATGTCAACTTGATTGTGGCTACCGTTAACAATGCGCCCTCAATTAACATGTCTGTGCGGAACGCGGCCAAGGATTTGATTCATGGAGGCAAGGTTGATCAGGGCTTGCTTAACATGGTGGAAATGGCCTTTAGAGCTTATGACCCATGCTTTGGATGCGCCACCCACTTTGCTTTTGGGCAAATGCCATTAACTGTGGAAATCTATAATAGTGAAGGAAAACTTATCCAGACGGTGCAAAGATAAATCCTTCATACTCCTCCATTTTATTCCTTTTCCTTTTGGTGGGAATCCTTTTGGTTGTGGAAGGTTCTGCTGAGAAGAAGTTGAGGGATTGGCTTTCCGGTGCTGAGCGGGTTGTGGTTGCCGGTGTTGGGAATCCTATTCGTATGGATGATTTTGTTGGTATTAAGGTTGTCCGGGATTTGCAGGGGAAGGTTTCTGGTAATGTTTTGCTGATTGAATGTGAGACTGTTCCGGAGAGTTTTCTTCAGCAGATCTTGGATTTTAGGCCTTCTCATGTTTTGATTGTGGATGCTGCGGTTATGGGTTTGGAGCCGGGTGAGTGCCGTTTCGTCTCGTCGGAGCATTTGCGGGTTTTTCCTGCTATTTCGACGCATATGTTGCCTTTGCGGGTTTTCTGTGATTATCTGGCTGGGGCTGTTGGGGCTAGAGTTGGGCTTCTTTTGGTTGAGCCTAAAAACGTGGATTTCGGGGAGGGTTTGTCTGGGGAGGTTGAGGCTGCAAGCCGCAGGATTGTGGATTTTTTGTTGACTGTTCTTCCGTGAAGGCTATTTAAAGGTCAATTTTGTT
This genomic window contains:
- a CDS encoding CoB--CoM heterodisulfide reductase iron-sulfur subunit A family protein yields the protein MTNEKVGAVLVVGGGVAGIQAALDLADSGFKVYMVDQSPSIGGVMAQLDKTFPTNDCSMCILAPKLVAAGRHPNISLITNSEVLGLSGEAGNFEVKIRKRSRYINEEKCNGCGLCAQKCPVEAIDTYNKGLTDRSAVYVEFPQAVPLRFKIDREKCIGCRTCQEVCKANAVEYDQKDSEITLKVGAVILAPGFEPFDARLKSEYGYGRYANVVTSIEFERILSASGPYGGIVLRPSDGEIPRKIAFVQCVGSRDAQLGNLYCSAACCMYSIKEAIIAKEHVPTKLECTIFYMDIRAYGKEFDAYYKRAQEEYGIRFVRSRVASITEDPATGNLFVHYVGEDETPRVEEFDMVVLSTGMQPPKNVEKLAEALGIKLNKYRFCETGTFTPLETSKPGVFVCGAFSSPKDIPESVAQASGAAAKAMAIIAPERGKLVAVKEYPPERDVSQEEPRIGVFICHCGINIGGIVRVPEVVEYAKTLPNVVYAEENLYTCSDDTQKRIREKIKEYNLNRVVVASCTPRTHEPLFRETVREAGLNPYLFEMANIRDQCSWVHMHEPDKATEKAKDLVRSVVAKARLLKPLKNPTVNVTPVALVIGGGVAGMTAALELANQGFEVHLVEREKELGGRLRKIYYLFEGEDPQEHLRKLVKAVIENKLIHVYLGAEVVDVSGFVGNFKSKIRLNSGEEKQIEHGVVIVATGAVEYKPKEYLYGLDPRVLTQHELEEKIAKGEFDAKKVVMIQCVGARNEERPNCARICCGQAIKNALKIKELNPDAEVYVLYKDVRSYGFKEEYYREAAAKGVLFINYSDERKPKVSNEGGKLKVSFYEPVLKQEIQIEPDLVVLSAAAIPNPDNKRIAEMLKVPLTKDGFFLEAHMKLRPVDFQTDGVFLCGMAHSPKYIDESISQACAAAARAATILSKKVLEMEGIVAKVDEDLCSGCRICESLCPYGAIEMLEKEGKAVAHVIEALCKGCGVCGTACPTKAIILGHFTTEEILAQVRAILREMMEVAAK
- a CDS encoding hydrogenase iron-sulfur subunit, whose amino-acid sequence is MSEARKDFEPKIVGFLCNWCAYAGADLAGVSRIQYPPNIRVIRVMCSGRIDPAFILEALKNGADGVLVAGCHLPSDCHYLSGNFKALRRVMLLKRVLKDFGIEPERVRLEWVSASEGDKFAAVVRDMVEQIKKLGPNPLKMEAKK
- a CDS encoding 4Fe-4S dicluster domain-containing protein encodes the protein MSETKSEAREYAPPVIKAEELDPKFKYRISKMHGAEKIMACFQCGTCTADCPIARFSEFYRPRRIARMVQLGLKDRLLLDKALWLCSSCFTCVDHCPQGVEIASIVRVLRNMAVAEKNILPLVYKELATNLMKTGFVYEIPESRLQKRVEQGLPPLPKPNVSEVMKIFEVTGSASLLEKVQTIARVESK
- a CDS encoding CoB--CoM heterodisulfide reductase iron-sulfur subunit B family protein, with protein sequence MSNPKYLLFPGCVIPYRLSSYEISARKVLAKLGVEIVEMPEYNCCGYPMDVINHDLMLTLAARNLCIAEKAGLPIMTLCNGCFCSLNETNKILKEDKKLREKINGYLKEIGMEFKGTTEVKHLIYVLSEDVGFEKIKDAVTKPLTGIRVAQHSGCHVLRPRKYVGRDDPENPTTLKDLIRLTGAECLDYMDETECCGNPIIGVNEDVPFQMAREKLEHVRAVGAQALITVCPFCHIMFDLNQPRIERVFNEKFNLPVLHYPQLLGLAMGFSPDELALNELRVKPTELLNMIK
- a CDS encoding oxidoreductase is translated as MAKQKLKFAFYWAASCGGCEIAVLDINEKILDVVQFADIVFWPVAMDIKYKDVENMPDKYIDVCFFNGGIRNSEQEHMAKLLRQKSKILVAYGACAHLGGVPGLANLHNKKEIFEKVYVQTFSTSNPNHVFPQPKVQVKEGVLEIPEFYDTVRTLDQTVDVDYYVPGCPPAVERTIFALEAIAKGELPPKGSVLAPLKSVCDECPKKKENKKISRIYRVYEKIPDPERCLLEQGIICMGPATRGGCSARCLKVDMPCTGCGGPCPNAPEQGAAMISALASILGLEEEKEKYTEEEVEKLIDQIKDPIGTFYMYALPASILRRKVIRE
- a CDS encoding Ni/Fe hydrogenase subunit alpha; this translates as MREIIIDPITRLEGHGKITIFLNDAGEVENAYLQIPELRGFEKFCIGRKAEDMPLLTSRICGVCPVAHHMASAKALDAAFNVEPPEPAKKLRELMYCGYYIYDHTLHFYYLGGPDFLVGPDAPPEKRNILGVIEKAGLDIAKEVIKHRAYGQRITEIIGGKATHPVCGLPGGVSKPLSEENRQEIEKMATSAVKFAKFTLKLFHNIVLENSRYVELIKSDAYTLRTYYMGLVDEHNKVNFYDGKIRVVDPYGKEFVKFEAKEYLEHIAEHVEPWTYVKQPYLKKVGWKGFVDGPDSGIYRVGPLGRLNAAEGMATPLAQEEYELMYKTLGGKPVHHTLAYHWARLIELLYAAERAVELVRDPEITSTNIRNKPGQPGGGVGVVEAARGTLIHHYVLDENALVKDVNLIVATVNNAPSINMSVRNAAKDLIHGGKVDQGLLNMVEMAFRAYDPCFGCATHFAFGQMPLTVEIYNSEGKLIQTVQR
- a CDS encoding hydrogenase 3 maturation endopeptidase HyCI encodes the protein MEGSAEKKLRDWLSGAERVVVAGVGNPIRMDDFVGIKVVRDLQGKVSGNVLLIECETVPESFLQQILDFRPSHVLIVDAAVMGLEPGECRFVSSEHLRVFPAISTHMLPLRVFCDYLAGAVGARVGLLLVEPKNVDFGEGLSGEVEAASRRIVDFLLTVLP